In Desulfovibrio psychrotolerans, a single window of DNA contains:
- a CDS encoding ATP-binding protein produces MLPLKYLRLSRMRFRNKLNLGITLIVVLSSIVLATAVTRISADALLQESKRRGQVLADNLALRAADPMLSVDLLVLKNMVDELHSVDEDILYAFFLDDKHRILVHSFAGGFPSDLRAANLVPYGESKSVRLLDTGRERIYDFAVPVVVAGRSVGTARIGLSHTKAQEVVQGLIVTIAGLAGIALLVAIFISTQFARRISLRLGQLREHAEEMVRGNLELDTGVHLHRNCWEIQQCQGRDCPAYGDTERRCWYLAGTMCANCNPEDYPGKMSNCRECPVFLENAGDEIQELSETFDVMALSLRKHITDLQRAQKDITRQQELLRTILSVSPDQVSLIDRNFRYLAVNRAFARFFGNEEHEIIGLAETDVISPLTDPERQAETRAILRDGTPVNREALIVSAAGVRRWFHILRVPVLDERQRIIGVLTTARDITDLKSYQDQLIHSQKMESVGKLAGGVAHEVNTPLGIILGYAQLLQEDVPPESQIHQDLAIIEKQAKFCRKIVADLLGFSRQTSSEKKEMCFNNSVMEVVQLIRHAFKLDHLEIITDLDDRFPVIYGDPEKLKQVWINLLSNAAEATECGGIIKIVTRLDVANFTITAIFMDTGSGIREEDRKAIFDPFFSTKPVGKGTGLGLSVSFGIIEDHEGTIEAVSPLPQGMIDEETLAGITHGPGTAFIVTLPLESSDGYEPRTCKDKNRPAEAASDTE; encoded by the coding sequence ATGCTGCCGCTCAAGTATCTGCGCCTCTCCCGCATGCGCTTCCGCAACAAGCTCAATCTGGGCATCACGCTCATTGTCGTTTTGTCGTCCATTGTGCTGGCAACGGCTGTAACACGCATATCGGCTGACGCGCTGCTTCAGGAATCCAAGCGACGCGGGCAGGTGCTGGCGGACAACCTTGCCCTGCGCGCGGCAGACCCCATGCTCTCCGTGGACCTGCTGGTACTCAAGAACATGGTGGACGAGCTGCATTCTGTGGATGAAGACATTCTCTACGCCTTTTTTCTGGACGATAAGCACCGTATTCTGGTGCACAGCTTTGCGGGCGGATTTCCCAGCGACCTTCGTGCCGCCAACCTTGTTCCCTACGGAGAGAGCAAAAGCGTGCGCCTGCTGGATACAGGCAGGGAACGCATCTACGACTTTGCCGTGCCCGTGGTGGTGGCGGGCAGGTCTGTGGGTACTGCGCGCATAGGCCTTTCGCACACCAAGGCGCAGGAGGTGGTGCAGGGGCTTATTGTGACTATTGCCGGGCTTGCGGGCATTGCCCTGCTGGTGGCCATATTCATCTCCACCCAGTTTGCGCGGCGCATCTCGCTGCGGCTGGGGCAGCTGCGCGAACATGCGGAAGAAATGGTTCGCGGCAATCTGGAACTGGACACCGGCGTGCACCTGCATCGCAACTGCTGGGAAATTCAGCAGTGCCAAGGAAGAGACTGCCCCGCCTACGGCGACACGGAGCGCCGCTGCTGGTACCTTGCCGGAACCATGTGCGCCAACTGCAATCCGGAAGACTACCCCGGCAAGATGAGCAACTGCCGTGAATGCCCCGTGTTTCTGGAAAACGCCGGAGACGAGATTCAGGAACTTTCCGAAACCTTTGATGTGATGGCTCTTTCGCTGCGCAAGCACATAACGGACCTGCAAAGGGCACAGAAAGACATTACCCGCCAGCAGGAACTGCTGCGCACCATCCTCTCCGTAAGCCCCGACCAGGTGTCGCTGATAGACCGTAACTTCCGCTATCTTGCGGTGAACAGGGCCTTTGCCCGGTTTTTCGGCAATGAAGAACACGAGATCATCGGCCTGGCCGAAACGGATGTTATTTCCCCGCTTACAGACCCGGAACGGCAGGCGGAAACCCGCGCCATTCTGCGCGACGGCACTCCGGTGAACCGAGAGGCGCTTATCGTTTCCGCCGCAGGGGTGCGCCGCTGGTTCCATATTCTGCGCGTTCCCGTGCTGGACGAACGCCAGCGCATTATCGGCGTGCTGACCACTGCCCGCGACATCACGGACCTGAAGAGTTATCAGGACCAGCTCATCCACTCACAGAAAATGGAGTCTGTGGGCAAACTGGCAGGCGGCGTGGCTCACGAGGTAAACACCCCGCTGGGCATCATACTCGGCTATGCGCAGCTTTTGCAGGAAGATGTTCCGCCGGAAAGCCAGATTCATCAAGACCTTGCCATCATTGAAAAACAGGCAAAGTTCTGCCGCAAGATTGTCGCCGACCTGCTGGGTTTTTCACGTCAGACCAGCAGCGAGAAAAAGGAAATGTGCTTCAACAACTCCGTTATGGAGGTGGTGCAGCTCATACGGCACGCCTTTAAACTGGACCATCTGGAAATTATCACCGACCTTGATGACCGGTTTCCCGTTATCTACGGCGACCCGGAAAAGCTGAAACAGGTGTGGATAAACCTGCTCTCCAACGCGGCGGAAGCCACGGAGTGCGGCGGCATCATCAAGATTGTCACCCGGCTGGATGTGGCCAACTTTACCATAACCGCCATATTCATGGACACGGGCAGCGGCATACGGGAAGAGGACAGGAAGGCAATCTTTGACCCCTTTTTCAGCACCAAGCCGGTGGGCAAGGGCACGGGACTGGGGCTTTCTGTCTCCTTCGGCATCATTGAAGACCACGAGGGAACCATTGAGGCCGTAAGCCCGCTGCCGCAGGGCATGATTGACGAAGAAACGCTGGCGGGCATTACCCACGGTCCCGGCACGGCCTTTATCGTTACCCTGCCGCTGGAATCTTCTGACGGGTACGAACCCAGAACCTGCAAAGACAAAAACCGGCCTGCAGAGGCCGCAAGCGATACGGAGTAA
- a CDS encoding phosphate/phosphite/phosphonate ABC transporter substrate-binding protein, with protein sequence MPRFTALLVWMLLTLPVLYGCGEDEAVVRVDMSKREEVRVPEPTPSITYAYLPQYSHTVSYRRHNPLVEYLARETGLSMRQVFPDTFEEHRRLVERGDIDISFTNPFTYVSMAKSGARAFARIVDASGSADFRGQIIVRADNPDIRTLDDCRGKRWIAVDPLSAGGYLFALGHFLDHGIRQEDFAEIAFAPGPGGKQEKAVLAVYAGKYDIASIREGTLEIVKDKVDLEKLRILATTRGYPEWLFSARRGLPEETINAIARALFKLSPENPVHVPILAAAGISRILPASDTDYDSVRELIEKTRFSLPADEQVSTSDAVPDDLSRGTFADPAIPKPDISGAEPEAL encoded by the coding sequence ATGCCCCGCTTTACCGCCCTGCTTGTCTGGATGCTCCTTACTCTTCCCGTTCTGTACGGCTGCGGAGAAGACGAAGCCGTGGTGCGTGTGGACATGTCCAAACGTGAAGAAGTGCGCGTGCCGGAACCGACTCCCTCCATCACCTACGCGTATCTTCCCCAGTACTCGCACACCGTTTCCTACCGGCGGCACAATCCGCTGGTGGAATATCTCGCCAGAGAAACAGGCCTTTCCATGCGGCAGGTCTTTCCCGACACCTTTGAGGAGCACCGCAGGCTGGTGGAGCGCGGCGACATAGACATTTCCTTCACCAACCCGTTCACCTACGTAAGCATGGCCAAATCCGGCGCACGCGCGTTTGCGCGCATTGTGGATGCCTCCGGCAGTGCGGACTTTCGGGGGCAGATCATTGTCCGCGCTGACAATCCGGATATCCGCACGCTGGACGACTGCCGGGGTAAACGCTGGATTGCCGTGGACCCGCTCTCCGCAGGCGGCTACCTGTTCGCGCTGGGGCATTTTCTGGATCATGGCATACGGCAGGAAGACTTTGCGGAAATAGCCTTTGCGCCCGGCCCCGGCGGCAAGCAGGAAAAGGCTGTGCTTGCCGTTTACGCGGGCAAGTACGACATTGCCTCCATACGAGAGGGCACGCTGGAGATTGTGAAGGACAAGGTGGACCTTGAGAAACTGCGTATTCTGGCCACCACGCGCGGCTACCCGGAATGGCTCTTTTCTGCCCGCAGGGGGCTGCCGGAAGAAACCATTAACGCCATTGCCAGAGCACTTTTCAAGCTTTCGCCGGAAAACCCCGTGCATGTTCCCATTCTTGCGGCAGCGGGCATAAGCCGTATTCTTCCTGCCAGTGATACAGACTATGACTCGGTGCGGGAGCTTATTGAAAAAACCCGGTTCTCGCTTCCGGCAGATGAGCAGGTTTCCACATCTGACGCTGTGCCCGACGACCTTTCGCGAGGAACCTTTGCAGACCCCGCCATCCCCAAGCCCGACATTTCCGGCGCGGAACCTGAGGCATTGTGA
- a CDS encoding sulfite exporter TauE/SafE family protein, whose amino-acid sequence MFKSKKSLLMLAFTVMAVLAFMEPAWAQRLQEAIASAPVGTEPGHINPEAPTGFLGIPGAPNVNLLLGFAWAVWVGWIFSTIGAFGGIMAGVGHITVFGFGSYASSFKDTSPTLNKLVTDSIRVSNQWLVGTSAAISSFNYWRMGRLVLPLALALGLSSIAGASLIPWLTAGKISLKAYIGYFGLFVLALGCYLFWETTPKGQESKKKAKEAAKAFEASIKSGSKVDTAAMGVKVISFAPNKCVFTFFGVEFSFNPLIPLVGGFFIAGLASFLGVGGGFLLVPFLTSVAGLPMYLVAGTSALAVLISMITSIFTFMFVSNTPIFWPLIGAELVGIFVGSVIGPRTSKYIPDIWLKRLFIVVAMYVGIKYTTQGLFGLKILP is encoded by the coding sequence GTGTTCAAGTCGAAAAAATCACTTCTCATGCTGGCATTCACTGTTATGGCAGTGCTTGCGTTCATGGAACCCGCATGGGCGCAGCGCCTGCAGGAAGCCATTGCCTCCGCTCCCGTGGGCACGGAGCCCGGGCACATTAACCCCGAAGCTCCCACGGGCTTTCTGGGCATTCCCGGCGCACCTAACGTAAACCTGCTGCTCGGCTTTGCCTGGGCCGTGTGGGTAGGCTGGATATTCTCCACCATCGGCGCATTCGGCGGCATTATGGCAGGCGTGGGCCACATTACCGTGTTCGGCTTCGGCTCCTATGCCTCCAGCTTCAAGGACACTTCCCCCACCCTGAACAAGCTGGTCACCGACTCCATCCGCGTGTCCAACCAGTGGCTGGTGGGTACATCCGCCGCCATCTCCTCCTTCAACTACTGGCGCATGGGCCGGCTGGTGCTGCCGCTGGCACTGGCACTTGGCCTTTCCTCCATCGCCGGTGCATCGCTTATTCCCTGGCTCACCGCAGGCAAAATTTCGCTGAAGGCCTATATCGGCTACTTCGGCCTGTTCGTGCTTGCCCTCGGCTGCTACCTGTTCTGGGAAACCACCCCCAAGGGACAGGAATCCAAGAAAAAGGCCAAGGAAGCCGCCAAGGCGTTTGAAGCCTCTATCAAGAGCGGCTCCAAGGTTGATACCGCAGCCATGGGCGTGAAGGTTATTTCCTTTGCCCCCAACAAGTGCGTGTTCACCTTCTTTGGCGTTGAGTTCTCCTTCAATCCGCTCATTCCCCTCGTCGGCGGCTTCTTCATCGCCGGTCTGGCTTCCTTCCTGGGCGTTGGCGGCGGCTTCCTGCTCGTGCCCTTCCTCACCAGCGTTGCCGGTCTGCCCATGTACCTTGTGGCAGGCACCTCCGCTCTGGCGGTGCTCATCAGCATGATCACCTCCATCTTCACCTTCATGTTCGTTTCCAACACCCCCATCTTCTGGCCCCTCATCGGCGCCGAGCTGGTGGGTATCTTCGTGGGTTCCGTCATCGGTCCCCGCACTTCCAAGTACATTCCGGACATCTGGCTGAAACGCCTGTTCATCGTGGTGGCCATGTACGTAGGCATTAAGTACACCACGCAGGGTCTCTTCGGCCTGAAGATTCTGCCTTAG
- a CDS encoding substrate-binding periplasmic protein yields MIIWRIRYVAALLLGLLALAPPGFAGQKGMPHSLQVLTEELAPLNYTRQGEVRGVCAEVVREIIRRTRTHTPSGIRVLPWSRAYAKALATPNVALFSTVRSPEREDLFHWVGPIYTSHVVMFKRRGHPVHIASLEDARSLTVGVLQDYFEQQYLQQRGFTNLYIVPGAPEQMVHLLSKDRIDLWFQSWPTGTFAAARAGKAPDWLEVVLEVTDEQLYIAFSRDTDSKIIDEWTASLEAMKSDGSYDAIISRFESGLMAR; encoded by the coding sequence ATGATCATATGGAGAATCCGGTACGTGGCTGCGCTGCTGCTCGGTCTGCTTGCACTTGCCCCGCCGGGTTTCGCAGGACAGAAGGGCATGCCTCATTCCCTGCAGGTGCTGACGGAGGAACTTGCACCGCTCAATTACACCCGACAGGGAGAGGTTCGCGGCGTGTGCGCCGAGGTGGTGCGGGAGATCATTCGCCGCACCCGTACGCACACCCCATCGGGCATCCGGGTTCTGCCGTGGTCCAGAGCCTATGCCAAGGCGCTGGCAACCCCCAACGTGGCCCTTTTTTCCACCGTACGTTCCCCGGAGCGCGAAGACCTGTTCCATTGGGTCGGCCCCATCTACACCTCGCACGTGGTTATGTTCAAACGGCGGGGGCACCCCGTCCATATTGCCTCACTGGAAGATGCCCGTTCCCTGACGGTGGGGGTTCTTCAGGACTATTTTGAACAGCAGTACCTTCAGCAACGCGGCTTCACCAACCTGTACATTGTGCCGGGCGCGCCCGAGCAGATGGTACACCTGCTCTCCAAAGATCGCATAGACCTGTGGTTTCAGTCATGGCCCACGGGCACCTTTGCTGCCGCACGCGCGGGCAAGGCTCCGGACTGGCTGGAAGTGGTGCTGGAAGTGACCGACGAGCAACTGTACATAGCCTTTTCCCGTGACACGGACTCCAAAATCATTGACGAGTGGACGGCCAGTCTGGAAGCCATGAAGAGTGACGGTTCCTACGATGCCATAATCAGCCGGTTTGAATCCGGGCTTATGGCACGGTAA